The genomic window CCATCCGTATCGTCATCGATAACATTCGAATTGGTATTTAAATCCTCTACAATAGAAGGTACATTATCCCTATCATGGTCGGATTCTTCTACGGCTAACACACTAAACGTAAATATTAAGTTGGCATATTGTTGCCCTACTTCAGTTGGACTATTAAAATATGCTAATCCGCTGGGTATAAAAACAGCTCCAATTCCAAAATCGTTACTAGGGTTAAACGTACCGTCTATTCCCAAATTAATTTCTGTTGCTCCACCATATCCAGCTATTCCTTTCTGAAAACCGGGAATTGCTATAACTAGATCAAACCAGACTGGATTAGGAGAGGCATCAAATATTTCACCATCTATTCGCTGTCCGGTATAAGTAACAAAAGTAGAATCAATGAAAGTAGATTTTCGACCAACACCTTCCCTTTGTCTAAGAATATATATGTTTTGTTCCACATCTCTAAAACTTACTTTTTTGGTAGTTACCTGGTCAATTAGTGGGGTTTTACTACTATTGGTTCCGGCAATAGTGTCTATGACTATTTGGTAGTCAAAAGTATCAGACGGCATTTCAAATTGCTCATAATTATAGAAATGAGTTTTTAGATAAACCTGTAATATTGAATCGTCCGTAGCTGCTTGCATTGCCCTATCTCTAGGAGGAGGAGTATTTATATTAGTATCATCGCCATCGTCATCATCTTTACATGCGAAAACAGTAAGGGTTATTATTAGTATTCCTAAAAAAAACTTTTTCATTTATTTTTTAATTTAATCATCTTAACCTACCGTCCTTATA from Aquimarina sp. ERC-38 includes these protein-coding regions:
- a CDS encoding FKBP-type peptidyl-prolyl cis-trans isomerase — its product is MKKFFLGILIITLTVFACKDDDDGDDTNINTPPPRDRAMQAATDDSILQVYLKTHFYNYEQFEMPSDTFDYQIVIDTIAGTNSSKTPLIDQVTTKKVSFRDVEQNIYILRQREGVGRKSTFIDSTFVTYTGQRIDGEIFDASPNPVWFDLVIAIPGFQKGIAGYGGATEINLGIDGTFNPSNDFGIGAVFIPSGLAYFNSPTEVGQQYANLIFTFSVLAVEESDHDRDNVPSIVEDLNTNSNVIDDDTDGNGTPNFADNDDDGDGIATIDEDLEPDSDLSVDRDGDGDPTNDIGDGDPTNDDTDNDGIPNYLDADSTQSRNDS